A single Candidatus Brocadiaceae bacterium DNA region contains:
- a CDS encoding lysophospholipid acyltransferase family protein, protein MAFAPAARRASAAYRRRIGFRQGSWPSRLWGAYCHFFRFGQILLDRYAFASGHADWFRFEFIGEAHVRSALARGKGVILISAHCGNWEAAGHFLRALDVPVNIVGYEGERADIRSVYERAGSDRLLNLVNADGSLETVAVITAALRRGEVVAMLADRLLDESGVVVPFLGAPARFPGGPYVLAALSGAPLIHAFAMREGMRRYRVVGYPPEEVLAPDEGGCREAVREHARRFVARLESVLREHPLQWHNFFDFWRDDEEGVA, encoded by the coding sequence GTGGCGTTCGCGCCCGCGGCGCGGCGGGCCTCCGCCGCATACCGTCGGCGCATCGGGTTCCGCCAGGGCTCCTGGCCGTCGCGGCTCTGGGGCGCATATTGCCACTTCTTCCGCTTCGGCCAGATACTGCTGGACCGCTATGCGTTCGCCTCGGGCCATGCGGACTGGTTCCGTTTCGAGTTCATCGGTGAGGCACACGTCCGGTCCGCCCTGGCCAGGGGCAAGGGCGTCATCCTCATCAGCGCGCACTGCGGCAACTGGGAGGCGGCCGGGCACTTCCTGCGGGCGCTCGACGTGCCCGTCAACATCGTCGGCTACGAGGGAGAACGGGCCGACATCCGGAGCGTCTACGAGCGGGCGGGGAGCGACCGGCTCCTCAACCTGGTCAACGCGGACGGGTCTCTGGAGACGGTCGCCGTCATCACTGCGGCACTGCGCCGGGGCGAGGTGGTTGCGATGCTGGCCGACCGGCTTCTGGACGAGAGCGGCGTGGTGGTGCCGTTCCTCGGTGCGCCCGCGCGCTTCCCGGGAGGGCCGTACGTGCTCGCGGCGCTCAGCGGTGCTCCGCTCATCCACGCCTTCGCCATGCGGGAGGGCATGCGCCGCTACCGCGTCGTGGGGTATCCTCCCGAGGAGGTGCTCGCACCCGACGAGGGAGGCTGTCGCGAGGCCGTCAGGGAGCATGCGCGCAGGTTCGTGGCGCGCCTCGAGAGCGTGCTGCGGGAGCATCCCCTTCAGTGGCACAACTTCTTTGACTTCTGGCGCGACGACGAGGAAGGAGTCGCCTGA
- a CDS encoding radical SAM protein, producing MGANEVRAPAVKPIAGTEFSPREIEDAVRRGGLLSLELEMTRACNLRCIYCYAQAGEPMENEIRFEELVDAVQQATDLGARKMVVLGGGEPCLYREFRRLVDYLADLDTVVEVFTNGTLIDRDLAGFLYDRGVSVVVKRNSGDPQTQDALAGSPGTFDQIRNGLNLLLEAGYPDENHGMGVQTVICRRNLAEIPQLWRWARRRGITPYFECMTLQGRAAHTESLHVTTAEVRRVFAELCRIDREEFGLAWTPHPPLVALSCSRHLYSMVVKANGDLYPCVGVTIPVGNIRRERLADVIRNSPVIDDLRHVYERIKGPCRNCRYNGLCYGCRGNAYQLTGDYLASDPCCWVPGEAAEEAQEDGCAEECSRGPASEPNVLCRSLCDFMRTQLVAEGVVFDEDTSFAAVGLDSLGLMELLLFVERRFGVEVPEAELTRANLHSVRAFAECVGRLSGLGTAASGEAGGP from the coding sequence ATGGGAGCGAACGAGGTGAGAGCCCCGGCTGTGAAACCGATCGCCGGGACGGAGTTCTCGCCGCGCGAGATCGAGGACGCTGTGCGCAGAGGGGGCCTGCTCTCCCTGGAACTCGAGATGACGCGTGCCTGCAACCTGCGGTGCATCTACTGCTACGCGCAGGCCGGCGAGCCGATGGAGAACGAGATCCGCTTCGAGGAACTCGTCGATGCGGTGCAGCAGGCAACCGACCTGGGCGCGCGCAAGATGGTGGTCCTGGGAGGTGGGGAGCCGTGCCTCTATCGCGAGTTCCGGCGCCTTGTCGACTACCTGGCCGACCTGGACACCGTGGTGGAGGTCTTCACGAATGGGACGCTGATCGACCGGGACCTGGCCGGCTTCCTCTACGACCGCGGCGTCTCCGTGGTGGTGAAGCGCAACAGCGGCGATCCGCAGACGCAGGACGCGCTGGCGGGGTCCCCGGGGACCTTCGATCAGATCCGCAACGGACTCAACCTGCTGCTGGAGGCCGGCTACCCGGACGAGAACCACGGGATGGGCGTCCAGACGGTCATATGCCGCCGGAACCTGGCCGAGATCCCCCAGTTGTGGCGATGGGCACGCCGGCGCGGGATCACGCCCTACTTCGAGTGCATGACGCTTCAGGGACGCGCTGCGCACACCGAGAGCCTCCACGTCACCACGGCGGAGGTCCGCCGGGTTTTTGCGGAGCTCTGCCGCATCGACCGGGAGGAGTTCGGCCTCGCGTGGACTCCTCACCCGCCCCTGGTGGCTCTGAGCTGTTCGCGGCACCTCTACAGCATGGTCGTCAAGGCCAACGGCGATCTGTATCCCTGCGTCGGCGTGACCATCCCCGTCGGGAACATCCGACGCGAGCGGCTTGCCGACGTCATACGCAACAGCCCGGTCATCGATGACCTGCGGCACGTCTATGAGAGGATCAAGGGGCCCTGCCGCAACTGCCGCTACAACGGCCTCTGCTACGGCTGCCGCGGGAACGCCTACCAGTTGACGGGCGACTACCTGGCGTCCGATCCCTGCTGCTGGGTGCCGGGTGAGGCCGCCGAAGAGGCGCAGGAGGACGGATGCGCCGAGGAGTGCTCCCGGGGGCCTGCGTCGGAACCGAACGTGCTCTGCCGGAGCCTGTGCGACTTCATGCGGACGCAGCTCGTGGCCGAGGGCGTCGTGTTCGATGAGGACACGTCGTTCGCGGCCGTCGGGCTGGACTCGCTTGGTCTCATGGAACTCCTGCTGTTCGTTGAGAGGCGGTTCGGCGTCGAGGTGCCGGAAGCGGAGCTGACGCGTGCAAACCTGCACTCCGTACGGGCATTCGCCGAGTGTGTTGGGAGACTCTCCGGACTCGGCACGGCTGCGAGCGGCGAGGCGGGAGGACCATGA
- a CDS encoding radical SAM protein, with the protein MRFLMVSGNQEQLPFPVAPLGALCVAGSLQEAGHSVDLVDLCFARSPCEDLRTVLQEGGYDAVGLSIRNLDNCLYGNPVSYFDQFRRLAETVRAAADVPLILGGSGFSAASRGWIERLDAFCGIIGEGERALPQVLEALDRGEEPDAVPNVIRRGQTRPPTPVLDIDLDCIPLPAHEHCDYEQYLSRGGFVGVQAKRGCPFHCIYCTYPLLEGCSYRVRHPERVVDEIATVHQSTGAGYYFFTDSVFNAPRDHALAICREIARRGLRVQWMSYCNPVGFDRELAHAMAEAGCIGVEFGLDAVTDKMLLAMGKPFGLDEIRVSLEAAAHARIPFAVHLLFGGPGEDVADVEDAQEFLDSCAAPDAVFASVGIRLYADTPAERIARELGALAADADLFEPVYFVSEGLGKDPVGVLDGIARRRPAWSTQADWQRPVLQVAQRLANRNGERPQWRHIRDYGEYLRW; encoded by the coding sequence ATGAGGTTCCTCATGGTCTCGGGCAACCAGGAGCAGCTTCCGTTCCCCGTCGCCCCGCTCGGGGCGCTCTGTGTCGCGGGATCGCTCCAGGAAGCGGGCCATTCGGTCGATCTGGTCGACCTCTGCTTCGCCCGCTCGCCCTGCGAGGACCTGCGGACCGTCCTCCAGGAGGGCGGGTATGACGCCGTGGGCCTGAGCATCCGGAACCTGGACAACTGCCTCTACGGCAACCCGGTGTCCTATTTCGACCAGTTCCGCCGATTGGCCGAGACGGTCAGGGCCGCCGCCGACGTGCCGCTGATCCTCGGAGGCAGCGGGTTCTCCGCCGCCAGCCGCGGGTGGATCGAGCGCCTGGACGCCTTCTGCGGCATCATCGGCGAAGGAGAGCGGGCCCTCCCGCAGGTTCTGGAGGCCCTCGACCGGGGCGAGGAGCCCGATGCCGTGCCGAACGTCATCCGGCGCGGGCAGACGCGGCCGCCCACCCCGGTGCTCGACATCGACCTGGACTGCATCCCGCTGCCGGCCCACGAGCACTGCGACTACGAGCAGTACCTGTCGCGCGGCGGCTTCGTCGGCGTGCAGGCAAAGCGCGGCTGCCCCTTCCATTGTATCTATTGCACCTACCCCTTGCTGGAGGGGTGCTCCTACCGGGTCCGCCACCCCGAGCGCGTCGTGGACGAGATCGCCACGGTGCACCAGTCCACCGGGGCGGGCTACTACTTCTTCACCGACAGCGTCTTCAACGCGCCGCGCGACCATGCTCTGGCCATCTGCCGCGAGATAGCCCGGCGGGGGCTGCGGGTTCAGTGGATGAGCTACTGCAACCCCGTCGGCTTCGACAGGGAACTGGCGCACGCCATGGCGGAGGCGGGCTGCATCGGCGTGGAGTTCGGCCTCGACGCGGTCACCGACAAGATGCTGCTCGCCATGGGCAAGCCGTTCGGCCTGGACGAGATTCGCGTCAGCCTGGAGGCGGCGGCGCACGCGCGCATTCCCTTCGCCGTGCACCTGCTCTTCGGCGGGCCCGGTGAGGACGTTGCGGATGTCGAGGACGCCCAGGAGTTCCTGGACTCCTGCGCGGCGCCGGACGCCGTGTTCGCCTCCGTCGGCATCCGCCTCTACGCGGACACCCCGGCCGAGAGGATCGCGCGTGAACTGGGAGCGCTCGCCGCGGACGCGGATCTGTTCGAGCCGGTCTACTTCGTGTCCGAGGGACTCGGCAAGGACCCGGTGGGCGTTCTGGACGGCATCGCCCGTCGCCGGCCGGCCTGGTCCACCCAGGCGGACTGGCAGCGCCCCGTCCTGCAGGTCGCTCAGCGTCTGGCCAACCGCAACGGCGAACGCCCCCAGTGGCGTCACATCCGGGACTACGGGGAGTACCTGCGATGGTGA
- a CDS encoding long-chain fatty acid--CoA ligase has translation MSTYQLLRHSAEAWGRRPAVIDRHGRIDYHTLFAQVEDVRRQLRGLGVGPGHGVGIMAPNGRSFIIGAFAATGCGATMLPMSPTLRQTELDGFLRDVRVHAILGQGLAFRPEDGRSSQVDVPGVGPMPFTWTDAPRNRPCVEFVPDAAFVRLTSGTTGRAKGVVLSHRSVIERTAAANRALGLSCEDTVVWVLPMAFHFFVSIVLYLRVGAAIVVCADHLAETVLEDANRHGGTFLYAAPVHYRLLVAEASGARFRTVRRALSTAVGLPLEVAHGFRERFGFPLAQAYGVIEVGLPLVNLERPEERPGSVGRPLPDWEVAIVGLDAAPLPPGEVGQLALRGPGLFEGYLSPPTRRVDVLHDGWFMTGDMAWRDEEGFVTIAGRCKSMINVGGNKVFPEEVEHVLGMHPAVRACRVRAEPHQRLDEVVHADVVLADPCRPVDAEELVAFCRRRLSSFKVPGSITFVPAITETASGKPFRY, from the coding sequence ATGAGCACCTATCAACTGCTGCGGCACTCGGCGGAGGCGTGGGGACGACGGCCGGCCGTGATCGACCGGCACGGGCGGATTGACTACCACACGCTCTTCGCGCAGGTCGAGGACGTCCGCCGGCAGCTCCGGGGCCTGGGGGTCGGGCCCGGGCACGGCGTGGGGATCATGGCACCGAACGGACGCTCCTTCATCATCGGCGCCTTCGCCGCGACGGGGTGCGGCGCCACGATGCTGCCGATGTCGCCGACGCTTCGGCAGACGGAGCTTGACGGATTCCTTCGCGACGTGCGGGTGCACGCGATTCTGGGCCAGGGGCTTGCCTTCCGGCCTGAGGACGGCCGGTCGTCCCAGGTAGACGTGCCGGGCGTCGGGCCGATGCCGTTCACGTGGACGGACGCGCCGCGCAACAGGCCGTGCGTGGAGTTCGTGCCGGACGCGGCCTTCGTCCGCCTGACCTCCGGCACCACGGGGCGGGCGAAGGGCGTGGTGCTCTCCCACCGGAGTGTGATCGAGCGAACGGCCGCCGCCAACCGCGCGCTGGGTCTGTCGTGCGAGGACACGGTGGTCTGGGTCCTCCCGATGGCATTCCATTTCTTCGTCTCGATCGTGCTGTACCTGCGCGTCGGGGCGGCCATCGTCGTGTGTGCCGACCACCTTGCCGAGACCGTCCTGGAGGACGCCAACCGCCACGGGGGGACGTTCCTGTACGCGGCGCCCGTCCATTACCGCCTGCTGGTCGCCGAGGCGTCCGGCGCACGGTTCCGGACGGTGCGCAGGGCGCTGTCGACGGCGGTGGGCCTGCCTCTGGAGGTGGCCCACGGGTTCCGCGAGCGGTTCGGGTTCCCCCTTGCCCAGGCGTACGGGGTGATCGAGGTGGGGCTGCCGCTGGTGAACCTGGAGCGGCCCGAGGAGAGGCCGGGCTCCGTGGGGCGTCCGCTGCCGGACTGGGAGGTGGCCATCGTCGGCCTGGACGCAGCGCCCCTGCCCCCCGGGGAGGTGGGGCAGTTGGCGCTGCGTGGGCCGGGCCTGTTCGAGGGCTACCTGAGCCCCCCGACCAGGAGGGTCGACGTCCTGCACGACGGGTGGTTCATGACGGGCGACATGGCCTGGCGGGATGAGGAGGGCTTTGTTACGATAGCGGGCCGCTGCAAGTCCATGATCAACGTTGGCGGCAACAAGGTCTTCCCGGAAGAAGTGGAGCATGTGCTGGGCATGCACCCCGCCGTCCGGGCATGCCGCGTACGGGCCGAGCCGCACCAACGGCTCGACGAGGTCGTCCATGCCGACGTGGTCCTTGCGGATCCGTGCCGACCCGTGGACGCCGAGGAACTCGTCGCCTTCTGCCGCCGCCGCCTGTCGAGTTTCAAGGTGCCCGGCTCGATCACCTTCGTCCCGGCGATCACGGAGACCGCCAGCGGCAAGCCCTTTCGTTACTGA
- a CDS encoding radical SAM protein yields MKILLVKPAPRLDTVRSVHGLVFLEPIELGYVAAAVPAGHDVKTLDLRMARRPGQAFTRTLRSYRPDVVGLSGYTHEARQVVALAGAVRRTLPGARVVVGGHHATVSPETYNVPDVDAIVRGEGCAPFRAVIEALAAGRAPSGIVNVMLPGADFDAGEAARLPVYPDLDGLPVPRRDLWDPAAYFCVWPSERHPRGQTIFPPVALVRSSFGCHMDCSFCVVPRLCRHRHMTRSPELVAEEIASVAASHIYFCDDETFLDHDHARRLAQAIRERGIRKHYFAWARSTSVVRAPELFRQWHQIGLDAVFLGFEAVTDEELQAISKHGTVADNVRAHETLREMGVAVQGGFMVRPDFGRAEFDRLRQTIVQMPPAQITLTVYTPSPLSPAWSAESAEFVCDPFDLHDCMHPLTPTVLPLKEFYEQFASLVWDGARKTPFQTQRSRIPRRDLVRLWWSATGYVRSIRKAYRDFPKELW; encoded by the coding sequence ATGAAGATACTGCTGGTCAAGCCGGCGCCGCGGCTCGATACCGTCCGAAGTGTCCACGGGCTGGTCTTCCTGGAGCCGATTGAACTCGGCTACGTCGCGGCGGCCGTGCCGGCGGGGCATGACGTGAAGACGCTCGACCTCCGCATGGCGCGTCGGCCGGGCCAGGCGTTCACTCGAACACTGCGCTCCTACCGGCCGGACGTGGTCGGCCTTTCCGGATACACGCACGAGGCGCGGCAGGTCGTCGCCCTCGCCGGCGCGGTGCGCCGGACGCTGCCGGGGGCCAGGGTCGTCGTCGGCGGCCACCACGCCACCGTCTCACCCGAGACCTACAACGTGCCGGACGTCGACGCGATCGTCCGCGGCGAGGGATGCGCTCCCTTCCGAGCCGTGATCGAGGCCCTCGCCGCCGGCCGGGCACCGTCCGGAATCGTCAACGTGATGCTCCCCGGGGCGGACTTCGACGCGGGCGAGGCCGCCCGGCTGCCGGTCTACCCCGATCTGGACGGCCTGCCCGTTCCGCGGCGGGACCTGTGGGACCCGGCGGCGTACTTCTGCGTCTGGCCGTCGGAGAGGCACCCCCGCGGTCAGACGATCTTCCCGCCCGTGGCGCTGGTGCGCTCGTCCTTCGGCTGCCACATGGACTGTTCGTTCTGCGTCGTGCCCCGGCTCTGCCGGCACCGCCACATGACCCGTTCGCCGGAACTGGTGGCGGAGGAGATTGCTTCGGTTGCCGCGAGCCACATCTACTTCTGCGACGACGAAACGTTCCTGGACCACGATCACGCCCGCCGATTGGCCCAGGCGATCCGCGAAAGGGGCATCCGGAAGCACTACTTCGCCTGGGCGCGTTCGACCTCCGTCGTCCGTGCGCCGGAGCTGTTCCGGCAGTGGCACCAGATCGGGCTGGACGCCGTCTTCCTCGGGTTCGAGGCCGTGACCGACGAGGAACTGCAGGCCATCTCGAAGCACGGGACGGTTGCGGACAACGTGCGCGCCCACGAGACGCTGCGGGAGATGGGCGTGGCCGTGCAGGGCGGCTTCATGGTGCGCCCCGACTTCGGGCGCGCGGAGTTCGACAGGCTGCGACAGACGATCGTCCAGATGCCGCCGGCGCAGATCACCCTGACGGTCTACACGCCGTCTCCGCTGAGCCCGGCCTGGTCCGCCGAGAGCGCGGAGTTCGTGTGCGACCCGTTCGACCTGCACGATTGCATGCACCCGCTCACGCCCACCGTTCTGCCGCTGAAGGAGTTCTACGAGCAGTTCGCGTCGCTGGTGTGGGACGGCGCCCGGAAGACGCCTTTCCAGACCCAGCGGAGCCGCATACCGCGCCGCGATCTGGTGCGCCTCTGGTGGAGCGCCACCGGCTACGTGCGCAGCATAAGGAAGGCCTACCGGGACTTCCCCAAGGAGCTGTGGTGA
- a CDS encoding acyl-CoA thioesterase — protein MRRPPQGRYLEHRTHVRVRFQEVDSLQVVWHGHYLSYFEDVRVALGRRYGLRYDDIRNAGLRAPVVHLSCDFLAPARFDDELELRARLFEREEAKIEFHYEVFNVGTAALLATGRTVQVFTDERDELLLTLPPFMCAFYERWRDTMQGSHG, from the coding sequence ATGCGGCGACCGCCCCAGGGAAGGTACCTCGAGCACCGGACCCACGTGCGCGTGCGGTTCCAGGAAGTGGATTCGCTACAGGTCGTGTGGCACGGGCACTACCTGAGCTACTTCGAAGACGTGCGGGTGGCCCTGGGCCGCCGGTACGGGCTCCGGTACGACGACATCCGCAACGCCGGCCTGCGCGCTCCGGTCGTCCACCTTTCGTGCGACTTCCTGGCTCCCGCGCGCTTCGACGATGAACTCGAGCTGAGAGCCCGACTCTTCGAGCGCGAGGAGGCCAAGATCGAGTTTCACTACGAGGTCTTCAACGTCGGCACGGCCGCGCTGCTGGCCACGGGCCGGACCGTCCAGGTCTTCACCGACGAACGCGATGAGTTGCTGCTGACCCTGCCGCCGTTCATGTGCGCGTTCTACGAACGGTGGCGGGACACGATGCAGGGAAGCCATGGATGA
- a CDS encoding beta-ketoacyl-[acyl-carrier-protein] synthase family protein codes for MDDRCAIIGADVVNALGLGAEQVWAAMMDGVCGIRPLRRFPRGKYATDFAGELTPDTVEELRASDGGESGGLAFPMALYVARRALSCTSAAHRRAGAVGLVLSTTKAEMGDLERLATGSDAPANPRYNPYSLACDVARALGIGGPVLAVSNACASGLIAMVEAARILERGEADAVLVVGVDVLTDFVLSGFSAFRALSPQPCRPYDADRDGLSLGEGAGALCLAREPAEGEHALAELAGWGISNDANHITAPSRTGDGLRNAVGSALVRAGMECYDVHYVNGHGTGTVYNDAMEARALCDALAGCPVPVSSMKGYFGHTLGAAGVIEAAICLTALRERTVPASLGLSTPGVGRPLRVARSPLALGEMENVLSVKSGFGGVNAAVILSRPGGGR; via the coding sequence ATGGATGATCGCTGTGCCATCATAGGGGCGGACGTCGTCAACGCACTCGGCCTGGGAGCGGAGCAGGTCTGGGCCGCAATGATGGATGGTGTCTGCGGCATCCGCCCGTTGAGGCGGTTCCCCCGCGGGAAGTACGCCACGGACTTCGCCGGCGAACTGACGCCCGACACGGTAGAGGAATTGCGGGCCTCGGATGGCGGCGAATCCGGCGGCCTGGCGTTCCCGATGGCCCTGTATGTGGCGCGGCGTGCCCTCTCCTGCACCTCGGCGGCGCACCGGCGGGCTGGGGCGGTCGGGCTCGTCCTGTCAACGACCAAGGCGGAGATGGGCGACCTGGAGCGGCTGGCGACGGGCTCCGACGCCCCCGCCAATCCGCGCTACAATCCGTATTCCCTGGCCTGCGACGTTGCGCGCGCGCTGGGCATCGGGGGGCCGGTGCTGGCGGTGTCGAACGCCTGTGCCTCGGGCCTCATCGCGATGGTGGAGGCCGCGCGGATTTTGGAGCGCGGCGAGGCCGACGCGGTGCTCGTCGTGGGCGTGGACGTGCTCACGGACTTCGTCCTGTCGGGCTTCTCCGCGTTCCGTGCTCTCAGTCCGCAGCCGTGTCGCCCCTACGATGCCGACCGGGACGGGCTGTCGCTGGGAGAGGGGGCGGGCGCGCTGTGTCTTGCGCGCGAGCCGGCGGAGGGCGAGCACGCCCTGGCCGAGCTTGCGGGGTGGGGTATCTCGAACGACGCCAACCACATCACGGCGCCCTCGCGCACGGGCGACGGCCTGCGGAACGCCGTGGGCAGTGCGCTTGTTCGGGCCGGCATGGAGTGCTACGATGTCCATTACGTCAACGGCCACGGCACCGGCACGGTCTACAACGACGCGATGGAGGCCAGGGCCCTGTGCGATGCCCTGGCGGGGTGCCCCGTTCCCGTCAGTTCGATGAAGGGCTACTTCGGCCACACGCTGGGTGCGGCGGGCGTCATCGAGGCGGCCATCTGCCTCACCGCACTGCGGGAACGGACCGTCCCGGCTTCCCTGGGGCTGAGCACGCCCGGTGTCGGCCGGCCGCTCCGCGTCGCCAGGAGTCCCCTTGCCCTCGGCGAGATGGAGAACGTCCTCTCGGTCAAGTCCGGCTTCGGCGGTGTGAATGCCGCAGTGATCCTCAGCAGGCCCGGGGGCGGTCGATGA
- a CDS encoding acyl carrier protein, whose product MPDIVEDLKEQVIKALNLRDVTPEDIDPDAPLFGEGLELDSIDALEIVVMLEKRYGIRVEDMDVARQAFRSVNALAEFVTENRESCEQTE is encoded by the coding sequence ATGCCAGATATCGTCGAGGATCTCAAGGAGCAGGTCATCAAGGCGTTGAACCTGCGGGACGTGACGCCGGAAGACATCGACCCCGACGCGCCGCTGTTCGGCGAGGGACTGGAACTCGACTCCATCGACGCGCTCGAGATCGTCGTCATGCTCGAGAAGCGCTACGGCATACGCGTCGAGGACATGGACGTCGCCCGTCAGGCGTTCCGTTCCGTGAACGCCCTGGCGGAGTTCGTCACGGAGAACAGGGAGTCGTGCGAACAGACCGAGTAG
- a CDS encoding beta-ketoacyl-[acyl-carrier-protein] synthase family protein, translated as MRTDRVAITGIGIVSAAGWTPEELWSAIEAERSGLGRLTLFDSPRCGHVPVGQVIGDPAARSGLSRGSRTDHFAVCAARDALEDSGLREPGPAADRRRMGVVLGGTTGGMLSTEAFLQKLLLDEAFDAALLRDHQCCAATEAVAAGLQLRGFRATVSDACASSNAAVAIGCDVLRSGEADVMLAGGADSLTRLTLNGFCSLLNVSHEGARPFDAERSGLSLGEGAGMLVLEREEAAVARGARIYGLVAGYGSTCDANHLTAPMPDGSAAANAMRRALEMAGIAPAAVDYVNAHGTGTVTNDLAEARALRAVFGSRPPAVSSTKRFFGHTLGAAGAMEAVVCVLAMQRQRFPANLGFRTMDAEVGFAPVAHTCDGTIRAIVTNSFGFGGNNCSLVICGREA; from the coding sequence GTGCGAACAGACCGAGTAGCCATCACGGGCATCGGCATCGTCTCGGCTGCGGGATGGACGCCGGAGGAGTTGTGGTCTGCCATCGAGGCGGAGCGGTCTGGGCTGGGACGCCTGACGCTCTTCGACTCGCCGCGCTGCGGCCACGTGCCCGTGGGGCAGGTGATCGGCGATCCGGCCGCAAGGAGCGGCCTGTCGCGGGGGTCGCGGACCGATCACTTCGCCGTCTGCGCCGCCCGCGACGCGCTCGAAGACTCGGGACTGCGGGAGCCGGGCCCGGCGGCGGACCGCCGCCGAATGGGCGTCGTCCTCGGCGGCACAACGGGGGGAATGCTCAGCACCGAGGCCTTCCTGCAGAAGCTGCTGCTGGACGAGGCGTTCGACGCGGCTCTGCTGCGCGATCACCAGTGTTGCGCCGCCACAGAGGCCGTCGCTGCCGGCCTGCAGTTGCGGGGGTTCCGAGCCACCGTCTCCGACGCATGCGCATCCAGCAACGCGGCCGTCGCGATCGGCTGCGACGTCCTGCGGTCCGGCGAGGCCGACGTCATGCTCGCCGGCGGGGCGGATTCGCTCACGCGGCTGACGCTGAACGGCTTCTGCTCGCTCCTGAACGTCTCGCACGAGGGCGCCCGGCCCTTCGATGCCGAACGGTCGGGGCTGAGCCTCGGCGAGGGGGCCGGAATGCTCGTGCTGGAGCGGGAGGAGGCAGCCGTTGCCCGCGGTGCCCGCATCTACGGCCTGGTCGCCGGCTACGGCAGCACCTGCGACGCGAACCACCTGACGGCGCCGATGCCCGACGGCTCGGCGGCCGCAAACGCCATGCGGCGAGCGCTGGAGATGGCGGGGATTGCGCCGGCTGCCGTCGACTACGTGAACGCCCACGGCACGGGCACGGTGACGAACGACCTTGCCGAGGCACGCGCGCTGCGGGCGGTCTTCGGCAGTCGCCCCCCCGCCGTGTCCTCGACCAAGCGGTTCTTCGGCCACACGCTGGGGGCCGCCGGCGCGATGGAGGCGGTTGTCTGCGTCCTCGCCATGCAGAGACAACGGTTCCCGGCCAACCTGGGCTTCCGCACAATGGACGCCGAGGTCGGCTTCGCCCCCGTTGCACACACGTGCGACGGCACGATCCGGGCAATCGTGACGAACTCGTTCGGCTTCGGCGGCAACAACTGCTCGCTGGTCATCTGTGGACGGGAGGCATAG
- a CDS encoding polysaccharide deacetylase family protein: MNRFGVATLAVLACWAGVVLALDGAARWWVGGALTVAYLVALGVGVAFPRAGFFCRAFCRGDAARRQVAFTFDDGPDPAATPALLDLLREQRVPAAFFCIGQKAQEHPDVVRRAVREGHVVGNHTFRHSPWTNFLSAHGLLREIGRAQDALGLVVGRRPRYLRSPVGLTNPRFPGALCRSGTTFIGWDVRSLDRGAAPDAVVARVCRKARPGSVLLMHDGGADAEALVEAVSRIIAQLRDRGYAFVALEDMGAGPPYVDG; this comes from the coding sequence ATGAATCGCTTCGGAGTCGCAACGCTTGCCGTCCTGGCCTGCTGGGCCGGCGTCGTCCTGGCTCTGGACGGGGCCGCGCGCTGGTGGGTCGGCGGCGCCCTGACGGTGGCGTACCTCGTCGCACTCGGCGTCGGCGTGGCCTTCCCCCGGGCCGGGTTCTTCTGCCGGGCCTTCTGCCGCGGGGATGCGGCGCGCCGGCAGGTGGCGTTCACGTTCGACGACGGTCCGGATCCGGCCGCGACCCCCGCGCTGCTGGACCTGCTGAGGGAGCAGCGCGTGCCCGCCGCCTTCTTCTGCATCGGGCAGAAGGCGCAGGAGCACCCCGACGTGGTCCGGCGCGCGGTGAGGGAGGGGCACGTGGTCGGCAACCACACGTTCCGGCACAGCCCGTGGACGAACTTCCTGTCCGCGCATGGCCTGCTGCGCGAGATCGGGCGTGCCCAGGACGCCCTGGGGCTGGTCGTCGGCCGCCGGCCCCGCTATCTGCGCAGTCCGGTGGGGCTGACGAACCCCCGCTTCCCCGGGGCGCTCTGCCGATCCGGGACGACCTTCATCGGTTGGGACGTGCGGTCGCTGGACCGGGGCGCCGCGCCCGACGCCGTGGTGGCGCGGGTGTGCAGGAAGGCGCGCCCCGGCAGCGTCTTGCTGATGCACGACGGCGGCGCGGACGCCGAGGCGCTGGTCGAGGCCGTGTCCCGGATCATCGCGCAGCTCAGGGACCGGGGCTATGCATTCGTCGCCCTGGAGGACATGGGCGCCGGCCCGCCCTACGTGGACGGATGA